In one window of Natronospira proteinivora DNA:
- the cutA gene encoding divalent-cation tolerance protein CutA, translating to MSDHYVLLCTCPDDKTAREIAGQLVAEKLAACVNILPGLTSVYEWQGQVESDPEVLLIIKTAGDRRQAVIERVPALHPYEVPEVIALPIEAGLPAYLDWIIDETRPR from the coding sequence ATGAGTGATCATTACGTTCTGCTCTGCACCTGTCCCGATGACAAAACCGCCCGGGAGATCGCCGGACAGCTGGTAGCCGAGAAGCTCGCTGCCTGTGTCAACATACTGCCCGGCCTGACCTCGGTGTATGAATGGCAGGGGCAGGTGGAAAGCGATCCGGAGGTCCTGCTCATCATCAAGACGGCGGGCGATCGGCGACAGGCCGTGATTGAGCGGGTACCGGCCCTGCATCCCTATGAAGTACCCGAGGTCATTGCGCTGCCCATCGAGGCCGGCTTGCCCGCCTATCTGGACTGGATTATTGATGAGACTCGACCGCGATGA
- the groES gene encoding co-chaperone GroES, giving the protein MKMRPLHDRVVVKRVEEETKTEGGIVIPDSAAEKPVRGEVVAVGNGKPLDSGETRALDVKVGDKVLFGKFAGTEVKVEGEEVLVMREDDIMAVFEG; this is encoded by the coding sequence ATGAAGATGCGTCCCTTGCATGATCGCGTGGTCGTAAAGCGCGTGGAAGAAGAAACCAAGACCGAAGGCGGGATTGTGATCCCCGATTCCGCGGCCGAAAAGCCCGTTCGGGGCGAAGTGGTCGCCGTGGGTAACGGTAAGCCGCTGGACAGCGGTGAGACCCGGGCCCTGGACGTGAAGGTCGGGGACAAGGTCCTGTTCGGCAAGTTCGCCGGCACCGAAGTGAAGGTGGAAGGCGAAGAAGTGCTGGTGATGCGCGAAGACGACATCATGGCCGTGTTCGAAGGCTGA
- the ttcA gene encoding tRNA 2-thiocytidine(32) synthetase TtcA has translation MSATAEDISSTARRLGKRLRNQTGRAIQDFKMIEDGDRVMVCLSGGKDSYTMLDLLLQLQRAAPIRFELRAVNLDQKQPGFPEHVLPEYLESLGVDYHVIEQDTYSVVKRVVPENKSFCGLCSRMRRGALYEYAHQEGFNKIALGHHRDDIVETLFLNLFNGGRLKAMPPKLKSDDGRNVVIRPLAYCQESEIVRYARARDYPIIPCNLCGSQDNLQRQAIKAMLAEWERTAPGRIDSIFTAIQNVSPSQLADRDLFDFAGLRADAGATPENTTP, from the coding sequence ATGTCTGCCACCGCCGAAGATATCAGTTCCACCGCCCGTCGCCTGGGCAAGCGTCTGCGTAACCAGACCGGCCGGGCGATCCAGGATTTCAAGATGATCGAGGATGGTGACCGGGTGATGGTTTGTCTCTCCGGTGGCAAGGATTCATACACCATGCTGGACTTGCTGTTGCAATTGCAGCGGGCTGCGCCCATCCGCTTTGAGTTGCGGGCGGTGAATCTGGATCAGAAGCAGCCGGGCTTCCCCGAGCATGTATTGCCGGAGTATCTGGAATCCCTGGGGGTGGATTATCACGTCATCGAGCAGGACACCTACAGCGTGGTCAAGCGGGTGGTGCCGGAGAACAAGAGTTTTTGTGGACTCTGCTCGCGGATGCGGCGTGGGGCGCTCTACGAATACGCCCATCAGGAAGGCTTCAACAAGATTGCCCTGGGCCATCACCGGGACGACATCGTTGAGACCCTGTTTCTGAATCTCTTCAACGGGGGGCGTCTGAAGGCCATGCCGCCCAAGCTCAAGTCCGACGATGGACGCAATGTGGTGATCCGGCCCCTGGCCTATTGCCAGGAAAGCGAGATCGTCCGCTATGCCCGGGCGAGGGACTATCCCATCATCCCCTGTAATCTTTGCGGCTCCCAGGACAACCTCCAGCGCCAGGCCATCAAGGCCATGCTGGCCGAGTGGGAGCGCACCGCACCGGGGCGGATCGATTCCATCTTCACCGCCATTCAGAATGTCTCCCCCTCCCAGCTGGCCGACCGGGACCTGTTTGATTTCGCCGGCCTGCGGGCCGATGCCGGGGCAACCCCTGAAAACACCACCCCGTAG
- the accC gene encoding acetyl-CoA carboxylase biotin carboxylase subunit, producing the protein MLDKVLIANRGEIALRVLRACRELGIEAVAVHSKADEEQKHVLLADESVCIGPPSSAESYLNMPAIISAAEVTDANAIHPGYGFLSENADFAERVERSGFIFIGPKADTIRLMGDKVSAIKAMKEAGVPTVPGSGGALDDDDKTNLRIAAEIGYPVLIKAAGGGGGRGMRVVHEEKDLVEAINTTKNEAKAAFSNDMVYMEKYLGRPRHVEFQVLADGQGNAIHLGERDCSMQRRHQKVIEEAPAPGITEEERQRVGERCVQACLEIGYRGAGTFEFLYEDGNFYFIEMNTRVQVEHPVTEMVTGVDIVKEQLRIAAGEKLGYKQSDIKIQGHAVECRINAEDPRSFAPSPGRIVNWHAPGGPGIRVDSHVYNGYTVPPYYDSLIGKLLAHGSTRDSALKRMRQALTEIVVEGIRTNVALHQDLVTDENFQAGGTDIHYLHKKLDGEA; encoded by the coding sequence ATGCTGGACAAGGTTCTCATTGCCAATCGTGGCGAGATCGCCCTGCGGGTGCTACGCGCCTGTCGCGAACTCGGCATCGAAGCCGTGGCGGTGCACTCCAAGGCGGACGAAGAGCAAAAACATGTGCTGCTGGCCGATGAATCCGTCTGCATCGGCCCCCCCTCCTCGGCCGAAAGTTATCTCAACATGCCGGCCATTATCAGCGCGGCGGAAGTCACCGACGCCAATGCCATTCACCCCGGCTACGGTTTTCTCTCCGAGAACGCCGATTTTGCCGAGCGGGTGGAGCGCAGCGGTTTTATCTTCATCGGCCCCAAGGCGGACACCATTCGCCTGATGGGGGACAAGGTTTCAGCCATCAAGGCCATGAAGGAAGCCGGCGTACCCACGGTGCCCGGCTCCGGCGGGGCCCTGGATGACGATGACAAGACCAATCTGCGGATTGCCGCGGAAATCGGTTATCCGGTCCTGATCAAGGCCGCTGGTGGCGGCGGTGGTCGCGGCATGCGGGTGGTGCATGAGGAAAAGGACTTGGTGGAGGCCATCAACACCACCAAAAACGAAGCCAAGGCCGCCTTCAGCAACGACATGGTCTACATGGAGAAGTACCTGGGCCGGCCCCGCCATGTGGAGTTCCAGGTACTGGCCGACGGCCAGGGCAATGCCATTCACCTGGGCGAGCGGGACTGCTCCATGCAGCGCCGCCACCAGAAGGTGATCGAGGAAGCCCCGGCTCCGGGCATCACCGAGGAAGAACGCCAGCGCGTGGGTGAACGCTGCGTGCAGGCCTGTCTGGAAATCGGCTACCGGGGCGCCGGCACCTTCGAGTTCCTCTATGAAGATGGCAACTTCTACTTCATCGAAATGAACACCCGGGTGCAGGTGGAGCATCCGGTCACCGAGATGGTGACCGGGGTGGATATCGTCAAGGAACAGCTGCGCATCGCGGCCGGCGAAAAACTGGGCTACAAGCAATCCGATATCAAGATCCAGGGCCATGCCGTGGAATGTCGGATCAATGCCGAGGATCCCCGCAGCTTTGCCCCCTCGCCGGGTCGGATTGTTAACTGGCATGCGCCGGGCGGGCCAGGCATCCGTGTGGACTCTCATGTCTACAACGGCTATACCGTGCCGCCCTATTACGACTCCCTGATCGGTAAGCTGTTGGCCCATGGCTCCACTCGGGACTCCGCTCTCAAGCGGATGCGTCAGGCACTGACCGAAATCGTGGTGGAAGGGATTCGCACCAATGTGGCCCTGCACCAGGATCTGGTCACGGATGAAAACTTCCAAGCCGGGGGCACCGATATCCATTATCTGCACAAGAAACTGGACGGCGAAGCCTGA
- the aroQ gene encoding type II 3-dehydroquinate dehydratase yields the protein MADFLVLNGPNLNRLGSRETSVYGSQSLADINTRLQTVAGELGHGIDFFQSNAEHALIERLHQAADQDVDCLIFNPAAFTHTSIALRDAVLAGELAMIEVHLSNPASREAFRHRSYFSDIAIGTICGLGAFGYECALLAADKRFG from the coding sequence TTGGCGGACTTTCTGGTGCTAAACGGCCCCAACCTGAACCGGCTCGGCAGTCGCGAGACCTCAGTCTACGGCAGCCAAAGCCTGGCCGATATCAACACACGGCTACAGACGGTGGCCGGGGAACTCGGGCATGGAATCGACTTCTTTCAGAGCAATGCCGAACACGCCTTGATCGAACGCCTGCACCAGGCCGCCGACCAGGACGTGGATTGCCTCATCTTCAATCCCGCCGCTTTCACCCATACCAGTATCGCCCTGCGGGATGCGGTGCTGGCGGGTGAGCTGGCGATGATCGAGGTGCATCTGAGCAACCCGGCCAGCCGGGAAGCCTTTCGGCATCGCTCCTATTTCTCGGACATTGCCATCGGGACCATCTGCGGCCTGGGCGCCTTCGGTTATGAATGCGCCCTGCTGGCGGCGGACAAGCGGTTCGGGTGA
- a CDS encoding TlpA family protein disulfide reductase — protein MKNSFPALLIAVMIGAAALGYGLYQWMGPEPDGEPADRETAARESGQLTETLPSFSLPDPDGQERHIDEWEGDILVINFWGTWCAPCREEVPLLIELQEEYADRDVTVLGIALDEPEPVNRFAEDFGINYPLMVGENETLEVLEAFGSATLGMPHTFIVNREGEVVNFHLGLIEPEDVEPMMAPAFAEESDS, from the coding sequence ATGAAAAACAGCTTCCCCGCCCTGCTGATTGCCGTGATGATTGGTGCCGCTGCCCTGGGCTATGGCCTCTACCAGTGGATGGGCCCGGAACCGGACGGCGAACCCGCGGACCGGGAAACCGCCGCCCGGGAAAGCGGCCAGCTGACCGAGACCCTACCCAGCTTCAGCCTGCCCGATCCCGATGGCCAGGAACGGCATATCGATGAATGGGAAGGCGATATTCTGGTGATCAACTTCTGGGGCACCTGGTGCGCCCCCTGCCGCGAGGAAGTACCGCTGCTGATCGAACTGCAGGAAGAGTACGCCGACCGGGACGTGACCGTGCTCGGGATCGCCCTGGACGAGCCGGAACCGGTAAACCGCTTCGCCGAAGATTTCGGTATCAATTACCCGCTCATGGTGGGCGAGAACGAAACCCTGGAAGTATTGGAGGCCTTCGGCAGCGCCACCTTGGGCATGCCCCACACCTTCATCGTGAACCGGGAAGGCGAGGTAGTGAACTTCCACCTGGGCCTGATCGAACCCGAGGACGTTGAACCCATGATGGCGCCGGCCTTCGCGGAGGAATCCGATTCATGA
- the accB gene encoding acetyl-CoA carboxylase biotin carboxyl carrier protein, with the protein MDIRKVKRLIELLEESGIAEIEITEGEESVRISRGHPAGAQPQQYMAAPPPQPPQQAAPQPAAESGGNPSQESEDDTPAGHKLESPMVGTFYRAPSPTSKNFVEVGQQVKEGETVCIVEAMKMMNQIEADKSGTIKAILVENGEPVEYGQPLFVIG; encoded by the coding sequence ATGGATATCAGAAAAGTAAAACGACTGATCGAACTGCTGGAAGAATCTGGCATCGCCGAGATTGAGATCACCGAGGGTGAGGAATCCGTGCGCATCAGTCGTGGCCACCCCGCCGGGGCCCAGCCCCAGCAGTATATGGCCGCCCCACCACCCCAGCCCCCCCAGCAGGCCGCGCCCCAGCCGGCCGCCGAGAGCGGCGGTAATCCGAGCCAGGAAAGTGAAGACGACACCCCCGCCGGCCACAAGCTGGAATCCCCCATGGTGGGGACCTTCTATCGTGCCCCCTCTCCCACTTCCAAGAACTTCGTGGAAGTCGGCCAGCAGGTCAAGGAAGGGGAAACCGTCTGCATCGTGGAAGCGATGAAGATGATGAACCAGATCGAAGCCGACAAGTCCGGCACCATCAAGGCCATCCTGGTAGAAAACGGTGAACCGGTGGAATACGGCCAGCCACTGTTCGTGATCGGCTAA
- the dsbD gene encoding protein-disulfide reductase DsbD codes for MRHSIPGLPSWLTALFFTVLLAPTLLGAQIVGEGQQSGDFGDTAGLSGGDFLHPDEAFVMSVHSPRDDLIQVEWNVAEEYYLYEHRFDFSIVDGEGNLGEARFPEGLLEEDEFFGESVVHRDHLVIEIPVEGAQAGEELLINVRYQGCADAGLCYPPMDQSSPVVMASGGVTASTSANGADDLALSEQDRLASLVADGQWWLIAALFFGFGLLLSFTPCVLPMVPILSSLIIGRGEQISTLRAFGLSLTYVLAMALTYTAAGVAAGLLGHNLQATLQHPVVLMTFALVFGLLAMAMFGFYQLQVPARFQEALNRLSNRQQAGRYTGVAIMGFLSALIVGPCVAAPLAGALLVIGQTGDALRGGVALFSMSMGMGVLLLVVGTSAGRLMPRTGAWMNAVKIAFGFLLLAVGVWMLERILPGPAALLLWSALLVMAGVYLGALDSLQSDSSGWRRFGKGSGLLLLTWGLVLLVAAAAGGQDPLRPLHGIALGGGESREANVPAFTEIDNQQGLDNTLAGAEEAPRDRPLMLEFYADWCVDCIRMERRTFTDPEVRAALDDFDLLKADVTRYTDEHRALLEHFDLFGPPAILFFDRHGEEMRGLRLVGEKGPQAFQDHLSRVQSEFDRD; via the coding sequence ATGAGACATAGTATTCCCGGGCTGCCTTCCTGGCTGACGGCTCTGTTTTTCACCGTTCTGCTGGCCCCCACCCTGCTCGGCGCCCAGATCGTGGGCGAAGGCCAGCAATCGGGTGATTTCGGCGATACCGCTGGTCTGTCCGGGGGCGATTTTCTGCACCCGGACGAAGCCTTTGTCATGTCGGTCCATTCCCCCCGGGACGACCTGATTCAGGTGGAATGGAACGTCGCCGAGGAATACTACCTCTACGAGCATCGCTTCGATTTCAGTATTGTTGACGGCGAAGGCAATCTGGGCGAGGCCCGGTTCCCCGAAGGCCTGCTCGAAGAAGACGAATTCTTCGGCGAAAGCGTGGTGCACCGAGATCACCTGGTGATCGAGATTCCCGTGGAAGGCGCTCAGGCCGGGGAAGAATTGCTGATCAATGTCCGCTACCAGGGCTGTGCCGACGCCGGTCTCTGCTATCCCCCCATGGACCAGAGCAGTCCGGTGGTCATGGCCTCCGGCGGGGTCACGGCCAGCACCAGCGCGAACGGGGCCGACGATCTCGCCCTGTCGGAACAGGATCGCCTGGCCAGCCTGGTGGCAGATGGCCAATGGTGGCTGATTGCCGCCCTGTTCTTCGGCTTTGGCTTGCTGCTCAGTTTCACTCCCTGCGTGCTACCCATGGTGCCCATCCTCTCCAGCCTGATCATTGGCCGGGGGGAACAAATCAGTACCCTGCGGGCTTTCGGCCTGTCCCTGACCTATGTCCTGGCCATGGCCCTGACCTATACCGCCGCCGGGGTTGCCGCCGGCCTGCTGGGCCATAATCTGCAGGCCACCCTGCAACACCCAGTGGTTCTGATGACCTTCGCTCTGGTTTTTGGTCTTTTGGCCATGGCCATGTTCGGCTTCTATCAATTGCAGGTGCCGGCACGCTTTCAGGAGGCCCTCAACCGCCTCTCCAATCGCCAGCAGGCCGGCCGCTACACCGGCGTTGCCATCATGGGCTTTCTCTCGGCCCTGATCGTGGGCCCCTGCGTGGCGGCTCCCCTGGCCGGTGCCCTGCTGGTCATTGGCCAGACCGGCGATGCCCTGCGTGGCGGCGTGGCCCTGTTCTCCATGTCCATGGGCATGGGGGTCTTGCTACTGGTGGTGGGTACCTCGGCAGGCCGCCTCATGCCGCGCACCGGGGCCTGGATGAATGCCGTCAAGATCGCCTTCGGCTTCCTGCTGCTGGCGGTGGGCGTCTGGATGCTGGAACGCATCCTGCCCGGCCCGGCCGCGCTGTTGCTGTGGTCGGCACTGCTTGTGATGGCCGGGGTCTATCTGGGCGCCCTGGACAGCCTGCAATCGGACAGCAGTGGCTGGCGGCGCTTTGGCAAAGGCAGCGGATTGCTGCTGCTCACCTGGGGCCTGGTCCTGTTGGTGGCGGCCGCCGCCGGTGGCCAGGACCCGCTGCGCCCCCTGCACGGCATCGCCCTGGGCGGCGGTGAAAGCCGCGAGGCCAACGTCCCGGCCTTTACTGAAATCGATAATCAACAGGGCCTGGACAATACCCTGGCCGGGGCCGAGGAAGCGCCGCGTGATCGGCCCTTGATGCTGGAATTCTACGCCGACTGGTGCGTGGACTGTATTCGCATGGAACGCCGAACCTTCACCGACCCGGAGGTGCGCGCGGCTCTGGACGATTTTGATCTGCTCAAAGCGGATGTGACCCGCTATACCGACGAGCATCGGGCCCTGCTGGAACACTTTGACCTGTTCGGGCCCCCGGCCATTCTCTTCTTCGACCGCCATGGAGAAGAGATGCGCGGCCTACGCCTGGTGGGTGAGAAAGGACCTCAGGCTTTTCAGGATCACCTGAGTCGTGTGCAGAGCGAATTTGATCGCGACTGA
- a CDS encoding serine hydrolase, translating into MVLLSLLLWGLLFPLPLAADSQTGAAIPDFLLQAAQERVEAGHYQSLIIGVRQGDAVSWSSFGRIHPNGPPPEPDSVFEIGSLTKPFTAALLALAVEDGSLSLETPIAEIAGSDSPLNQRLLEEVQLWHLATHVSGLPNTPDDLDPVDPNRLYEDYGSEQLQGFLSNHPLATEPESQFAYSNLGYALLGELLEEHADTPFETLLDEQLLTPLGLNDTQLRISPEQRDRLAPGFDYDLRQAPAWEMPAFQAAGALKSSPRDLLAWVHAHLTMDDDPLGRALGHLSMPQLSMGQDDLAMGLGWHLVNGDRGPLAWHEGRTAGHASFAGFDPDNQRAVVILANTGNSLRELGLAALGARDSIPPLREAEALDPRLGALYAGRYRMSPGFVVSVRLREEGLFIQAPGRPALRLYPLDDERFFTRGVDSEVIFEEDADGAVSKLIIKSGGDIKEVGHRMTATEHHASRQVQPRSSEALDRHSGQYRLEKGLELSVRVDGERLLVETAGGPPQSLYPAEEGRFFHRNQPMELLFPDRGNGEPSEEIILYRNGYRLKGQRLSE; encoded by the coding sequence ATGGTCCTACTGTCCTTGCTGCTATGGGGCCTGCTGTTCCCGTTGCCACTGGCCGCCGACAGCCAGACCGGGGCTGCCATCCCGGACTTCCTCCTCCAGGCCGCCCAGGAACGGGTGGAGGCCGGCCATTACCAATCCCTGATCATTGGCGTACGCCAGGGAGATGCGGTCAGTTGGAGCAGCTTCGGCCGCATCCACCCCAACGGCCCACCGCCGGAACCGGACAGTGTCTTCGAGATCGGCTCCCTGACCAAGCCCTTCACTGCCGCCCTGCTGGCCCTGGCGGTGGAAGACGGCTCACTCAGCCTGGAGACACCGATAGCCGAGATTGCCGGCAGCGACAGTCCCCTCAATCAACGGCTGCTTGAGGAAGTCCAGCTCTGGCACCTGGCCACCCACGTCAGCGGCCTGCCCAACACCCCGGATGACCTGGACCCGGTGGACCCCAATCGTCTCTATGAGGACTACGGCAGCGAACAGCTGCAGGGCTTTCTCTCCAACCATCCCCTGGCCACGGAACCGGAAAGCCAGTTCGCCTACTCTAATCTGGGCTATGCCCTGCTGGGGGAATTGCTTGAAGAACACGCCGATACGCCCTTCGAAACCCTGCTGGATGAACAGCTGCTCACCCCCCTTGGCTTGAACGACACCCAGCTGCGTATCAGTCCCGAACAGCGGGACCGTCTGGCCCCGGGTTTTGATTATGATCTGCGACAGGCCCCGGCCTGGGAGATGCCGGCCTTCCAGGCGGCCGGCGCCCTGAAGTCCTCCCCCCGGGATCTGTTGGCCTGGGTGCACGCACATCTGACGATGGATGACGATCCCCTTGGCCGGGCCCTCGGCCACCTGAGCATGCCCCAGCTATCCATGGGACAGGACGATCTGGCCATGGGCCTGGGTTGGCACCTGGTCAATGGTGACCGCGGCCCCCTGGCCTGGCATGAGGGCCGAACCGCCGGACACGCCAGCTTTGCCGGCTTCGACCCGGATAATCAGCGCGCCGTAGTGATCCTGGCCAATACCGGCAACAGTCTGCGGGAACTGGGGCTGGCAGCCCTGGGGGCTCGGGACAGCATCCCGCCTCTCCGTGAAGCAGAAGCCCTGGATCCACGTCTCGGTGCCCTGTACGCCGGTCGTTACCGAATGAGCCCGGGCTTCGTGGTCAGCGTGCGCCTGCGTGAAGAAGGCTTGTTCATCCAGGCACCGGGAAGACCGGCCCTGCGCCTCTACCCCCTGGACGACGAGCGCTTTTTCACCCGCGGCGTGGATTCGGAAGTGATTTTTGAGGAAGATGCTGACGGCGCCGTCAGCAAACTCATCATCAAGAGTGGCGGCGACATCAAGGAAGTGGGCCATCGCATGACAGCCACCGAGCACCACGCCTCCCGGCAAGTGCAGCCGCGTTCAAGCGAGGCCCTGGACCGCCACAGTGGACAATATCGCCTGGAAAAGGGGCTGGAGCTGAGCGTCCGGGTGGATGGGGAACGATTGCTGGTGGAAACCGCCGGTGGCCCGCCGCAATCCCTGTATCCGGCCGAAGAGGGACGCTTCTTTCATCGCAACCAGCCCATGGAGTTGCTGTTTCCGGACAGGGGCAACGGGGAACCTTCGGAAGAAATCATCCTCTATCGCAATGGCTACCGCCTGAAAGGGCAGCGACTGTCCGAGTAA
- the groL gene encoding chaperonin GroEL (60 kDa chaperone family; promotes refolding of misfolded polypeptides especially under stressful conditions; forms two stacked rings of heptamers to form a barrel-shaped 14mer; ends can be capped by GroES; misfolded proteins enter the barrel where they are refolded when GroES binds) has protein sequence MAAKEVRFGESARNRMVRGVNTLADAVKVTLGPRGRNVVLDKSFGAPTVTKDGVSVAKEIELDDKFENMGAQMVKEVASQTSDLAGDGTTTATVLAQSILREGMKAIAAGMAPMEVKRGIDKATKAAVEEIRKLSKPCDDDKSIAQVGTISANSDEEVGRLIADAMKKVGKEGVITVEEGQGLENDLEVVEGMQFDRGYLSPYFVTNQQSMTAELEDPYILIHDKKISNIRDLLPVLENVAKSNRPLMIVAEEIEGEALATLVVNNIRGIVKVAAVKAPGFGDRRKAMLEDLAVLTGGTVISEEVGLSLEKTTLDHLGTAKKVQVSKDDTTVVDGGGDNKRIKERVDQIRGQIEDASSDYDKEKLQERVAKLAGGVAVIKVGAATEVEMKEKKARVEDALHATRAAVEEGIVPGGGVALLRARVGIEKLTGANTDQNTGVDILRRAMEEPLRQIVYNAGGKPDVVVSNVADGKDNFGFNAATGEYGDMVEFGILDPTKVTRTALQNAASVAGLMITTEAMVADMPKEDDNAGAGADMGGMGGMGGMGGMM, from the coding sequence ATGGCTGCTAAAGAAGTCCGTTTTGGTGAAAGCGCCCGCAACCGCATGGTTCGCGGTGTCAACACCCTGGCCGATGCGGTCAAGGTGACTCTCGGCCCGCGTGGCCGCAATGTGGTGCTGGACAAGAGCTTCGGCGCCCCCACCGTGACCAAGGACGGCGTGTCCGTGGCCAAGGAAATCGAACTGGACGACAAGTTCGAGAACATGGGCGCCCAGATGGTCAAGGAAGTCGCCTCCCAGACTTCCGACCTGGCCGGCGACGGCACCACCACCGCCACCGTGTTGGCCCAGTCCATCCTGCGCGAAGGCATGAAGGCCATTGCCGCCGGCATGGCGCCGATGGAAGTCAAGCGGGGCATCGACAAGGCCACCAAGGCTGCTGTCGAAGAAATCCGCAAGCTGTCCAAGCCCTGCGATGACGACAAGTCCATCGCCCAGGTGGGCACCATTTCCGCCAACTCCGACGAAGAAGTGGGCCGCCTGATTGCCGACGCCATGAAGAAGGTGGGCAAGGAAGGCGTGATCACCGTCGAGGAAGGCCAGGGTCTGGAAAATGATCTGGAAGTGGTCGAAGGCATGCAGTTCGACCGTGGCTACCTGAGCCCCTACTTCGTCACCAACCAGCAGAGCATGACCGCTGAGTTGGAAGACCCCTATATCCTCATTCACGACAAGAAGATCTCCAACATTCGGGATCTGCTCCCGGTGCTGGAAAACGTGGCCAAGTCCAACCGGCCGCTGATGATCGTGGCTGAGGAAATTGAAGGCGAAGCCCTGGCCACCCTGGTGGTCAACAACATCCGCGGCATCGTGAAGGTTGCTGCCGTGAAGGCCCCTGGCTTCGGCGATCGCCGCAAGGCCATGCTGGAAGATCTGGCTGTGCTCACCGGCGGCACCGTGATCTCCGAAGAAGTGGGTCTGTCGCTTGAGAAGACCACCCTGGATCACCTGGGTACCGCCAAGAAGGTGCAGGTCTCCAAGGATGACACCACCGTGGTTGACGGCGGTGGTGACAACAAGCGCATCAAGGAGCGGGTCGACCAGATCCGTGGCCAGATCGAGGATGCCAGCTCCGATTACGACAAGGAAAAGCTGCAGGAGCGGGTTGCCAAGCTGGCCGGCGGTGTGGCCGTGATCAAGGTCGGTGCCGCCACCGAAGTGGAAATGAAAGAGAAGAAGGCCCGCGTGGAAGATGCCCTGCACGCCACCCGCGCCGCCGTGGAAGAAGGCATCGTGCCTGGCGGTGGCGTGGCCCTGCTGCGTGCCCGCGTGGGTATCGAGAAGCTCACCGGCGCCAACACCGACCAGAACACCGGTGTGGACATCCTGCGTCGCGCCATGGAAGAGCCGCTGCGTCAGATCGTCTACAACGCCGGCGGCAAGCCGGACGTGGTGGTCTCCAATGTGGCCGATGGCAAGGACAACTTCGGCTTTAACGCCGCCACCGGTGAGTACGGTGACATGGTCGAGTTCGGTATTCTGGACCCGACCAAGGTGACCCGGACGGCACTGCAGAACGCCGCTTCCGTGGCCGGCCTGATGATCACCACCGAAGCCATGGTGGCTGATATGCCGAAGGAAGACGACAACGCCGGTGCCGGCGCCGATATGGGCGGCATGGGTGGAATGGGTGGCATGGGCGGCATGATGTAA